The Microbacterium amylolyticum genome includes the window CTCGGGGTCGAGGTAGCGTCCGGGGCCCGTGGGCACCATGTTGTCGTCGAGCTCGTAGACGAGAGGGATGCCCGTGGGGATGTTCAGACCCGCGATGTCCTCATCGCTGATGCCGTCGAGGTGCTTCACCAGCGCGCGCAGCGAGTTGCCGTGTGCCGTGACGAGAACCGTCTTGCCCGCCTTCAGATCGGGAACGATCTCGTTCTCCCAGTAAGGCAGCATGCGGTCGATGACGAGCTTGAGCGACTCTGTCGCCGGCATCTCGCCGTCCATCCCGTCGTAGCGGGGGTCGTTCGTCTGGGCGAACTCATCGTCGGCGTCGATCTCGGGCGGCGGCACGTCGAACGAGCGACGCCACTCCATGAACTTCTCCTGCCCGTACTCTTCCAGAGTCTGAGCCTTGTCCTTGCCCTGCAGAGCGCCGTAGTGGCGCTCGTTGAGGCGCCAGGAGCGCTTCACGGGGACCCACAGGCGGTCGGCCGTCTCAAGGGCCAAGTTCGCGGTCTGAATCGCGCGGCTCAGCAGCGACGTGTGCAGAACGTCGGGCAGAACGCCCTGTTCCTTCATCAGTTCGCCGCCGCGCGCGGCCTCGCGCCGGCCCTGCTCGGTGAGCCGCACGTCGACCCATCCGGTGAACAAGTTCTTTTCGTTCCAGTCGCTCTGCCCATGGCGGAGCAGGATCAGGGTGTGCGTCATACTCCCATCGTATCGCTGTGCGAAACCGGGCCTCGGCGCCGGCGCCGTACCTCTGATCAAACGCCGTGTGAATTCCTCGCCCACACGGATTCCCCCGCTCCCTCACGGGATGATGGAGGGATGGCTGGGCACGAGGGATCACCGACGCGCGGAACCACAGGCACGAACCGCCTGAGGCGCGTTGACCGGTGGATCGCACATCTTCCGGCGTTCCGGCGCGCACACGATCCCCTTGTCGTTGACCTCGGCTTCGGTGCGTCCGGTGTGACGGCCTTCGAACTCGCGACACGGTTGCGCAGCGCTAACCCCACCGTTCGTGTGCTGGGCCTGGAGATCGACCCCGATCGTGTGGCCGTCGCGGAGGACCAGCTCGCGTCCGCGCGCGCAGGTCTGACACCCTTTCCGAGCGACCTTCCGGTGTCGTTCGCCCGCGGAGGCTTCGAAGTTCCCGTCCCGCGGCCAGCAACGATCATCAGGGCCTACAACGTGCTCCGACAGTACGACGAGTCCGACGTGCGCGGGGCATGGCGGCGGATGGCGGCGCAGCTGACCCCCGATGGCCTTCTGATCGAGGGAACCTGCGACGAAATCGGCCGCGTCAGCTCGTGGATCGACGTTTCAGCAGACGCGCAGCCGCTGCGGTTCAGCCTCTCGTTGAGCCTCGCACACGTTAAACGGCCCTCGATCGTTGCCGAGCGCCTGCCGAAGGCCCTCATCCACCGCAACGTTGACGGCGAGAGGATCCACGAGCTGCTCACGGCCCTCGATGGCGCCTGGGACCGCTCGGCCGGATACGCGACGTTCGGCCCCATCCAGCGGTGGCTCGCGACCGTTTCCGCCCTGCGGGATGCCGGGTGGCCGGTGCAGGGCACCAAGTCACGCTGGCGGTTGGGAGAACTCACGCTGCCCTGGTCCGCCGTCGAGCCACGAAACGAGAGTTAGATCCGCGGGAGTTCGTGAGCGGCATCGTCGCGGGGTTCGCCCGCGGCGACCAGCAGGTCGACGACGAGCGGCCGAAGCGATACGACCACATTCTGGTCACCGAGTCCGGCCCCTGGCAGTAAGAGAGCGGGGTCGAGGGTGCGAGCGATACGGCGCACCTCGTCCTGCGCGGCGGTCTCGGCGCTCGGATCCGTCAGGCACTCGGAGACGAGGGCCACCGACCGCTGAACATCACCGATGAGCCTCGCCAGAACGGGGCGAGGTTGGCCATCCTCAACGGCGTAGTGCGCGCGGCGCGCGACGAGCCGCAGGTTTCGTGTGACGAGGTCCATCGCCGACATGATCCGCGCGAGCCGCGCCAGCTGCTGCCGACGCGACCGCAGAAACGGCGACATGCTCGAAATTGCCCGCCCGGACTCCAACGACGTCTCCCATGACGCGAGCGATCCCTCGAGCTCTCTCGCTTTTTGTAGCCCGCGTTCGGCCCGCAGGCGATCACCGCGGCGCAGTCCCTGTGACACGCGGGACATCGTTCGGTCGACGTCGGCGAAGACCACATGGGCGTCGCGGAGGATCGCCTTGATCGGATTCCTCGGGAGCAGCGCTGTGACGAGCAGCGCCATCACTCCACCGACCGCGCCATCCAGAATCCGCATGCCGGTGAACTCGCCGAGCGGCAACATGAAGGCGATCGCCGTCTGAATCCCCGCCGCGATCGGGAAGCCCGGTGATGGCGACATGAATCGCGCGATCACAAGCGTCACGGCGAGAACAACCGCGAGTTGCCACCATCCGGGCCGCAAGAACAACAGGGCGATCTCCGAGATCGCGATACCGGTGAGCATTCCCGCCACCGTCTGCAGAACCTTCGAGGGGCGGGCATCTCGCGCAAGCCCGAGACTCGAGATCGTCACGGTGACGGCCAGCAAGGGCGTCTGGTGCCCGAAGAGGAGGTGGGCGATACCGTACGCGCCGGCCGCGGCGATGACGATCTGTGCGATTGCCGCCCAGGAATCCCGGAGGCGGACGATGCCGGCGCGCGGACGGTACCGGCTTTGCCAACGGGTGGGCAAGACCTCGGTCAGCGGATCAGTATCGGACACGGTGCGAGGTTACCGGCGGATGCTGATCACGCGGGAGGGGCCGCCTGCTTGCGGCGGCTGAGGCGCGTCAAACGCGGCACATCGGCGACAGATCCGGCATCCGCGGGAACAATGATCTCCTGGGATGCCGCAACGCGGACGCCGTCATGCAGCACCTCCAGCGTCGCATCACCGTCGACGCGCCGTCCGACCAGCGCGAGCGCGATGGGCCCCAGCTCGTGGTGGCGGGCCGACGAGGTGATCTGGCCCGCCTCTTTTTCGCCATCGAACACGGTGTCACCGCGCTCGGGGAAGACGTTCTCGGAGCCGTCGAGGTGCAGCAGGACGAGGCGCCGCGGCGGGTGTCCGAGGTTGTGCACCTTCGCCACCGTCTCCTGCCCGCGATAGCACCCTTTGTTGAGGTGAACGGCCGTGCGGATCCAGTCGGCCTCGTGCGGAATCGCGCGCTCATCAACCTCGTGTGCCCAGCGCGGACGCCAGGCGGCGATGCGGAGCGCCTCGGTGGCCAGTGCGCCCGCGATCTCGGCTGTCGCAAGCGCCACAATGCCGTCCGCGTCAACGATCGCCTCGGCCCAGAGATACTCCGCGCCCGGGTGATCCGTTGCCTGTGCGTACTGCCAGCCGCCTGCCGAAACCTGCGGCCACGGATCGGTCCAGACGAGAGGAAGGTCGCCCGTGTGAACCGACGCGGCGACCAGGCTGTCGAATACCTCGCCCCCGCGAAAGCCGCCGACAACCGCCAGATCGTCGCGAACGGCCACGGCCACCTGCGAGCGGAAGCGCATCATCGTCAACCACTTCGCCAGTCCGGGAGCATCGCCCGCGTCGGCGAGGAGCCAGATCGACTCACCGTCTTCGAGGACGGCCGCCGTGTGTTCGATTCGGCCCTGCGGATCAAGAACAAGCAGTTCTGTGCTGTCGCCCGGCTGCAGTGCGCCGAGCGCCTGCGAGGTGATCGAGTCGAGCCACGTGCGTCGATCTGGCCCCGATACCTCGATCACCGTGCGGTCGGCGCGCGGAGCAATGGCCGTTCCCGCGATCAGCCGACGCTGTTCAAGAACCGGATTACCGGCGTGCTGGATCACGCCGTCATCGGAGGAGACAACGCCGGAACGGGCGCGGAAGACATCAAGCATCAGGAGACCTTCTCGAGGCGGGCGGAAGCATGTGATCCCAGCTCGCGGCCAAGCGCGGCGATGTCCCACGCCCACAGCAGATGGCCATCGACGAGGCCGTACATGCGCGATGCCGCGACATATGGCTGCGACGTCGCGGTACGAACAACGGCGTCGGTCGCCAGATCTATGCGCGGTCCTTTCGCCTGACCGAGGTAAAGCTCTTGGACACCGTCCGAATGCGAGAGAACGACCTCGATCGGAAAGGAGCCGTCGGCTGTGCGCAGCCGCTCGACGTCCTCAGCTGTGCGCTCGGTGGCCGCACGCAACGGCGGCAGAAGACCGGGGCCAGGGGTCGTGTCGTCGGCAGGAACCGCGAGCCGCCAGAATCCCGTCTCGGAAACGAGAGGACGCTCGGCCTGGAAGGCCGTCGCGCGCATCACGCCGGTGGCGGAGTAGTTCAAAAAGGATCCGCCGTCATGACTGAAGCTGACGCGGTGCGTGAACTCACCCGAGTAATGGGTGTCGCCGACGGTGTAGTCGATGACGCCTGTGCCCTCCCAGACGCCAACAAGCCAGGACAGCGGGACGAGCTCGGCGGGAATGTCTGCGGGAATCTCGATCATGATCCCTCCAGCGTATCCGCGCGACGCGGGAACAGCGCCGAATCGCTCGACTCTGAGCGGGCGCTGCTAGCTGAGCGTGACGGCTACTTCTGACCGCGGAAGAGGTTCACGAGAACGGTGCCCGAGACAAAGGCGATGGCGAGGCCAGCAAGACCCAGCAGGCCGATGAAGAACATCTCGAGGGCGAATACGTCCACGTTGGCGAGGAATTCGAGCATGTCGCCATGCTACGGCACGAGCCGTCCCGGCGGAGACTTATGGAAAGAGGGAACCCGCCGAGCCGACGGCGGAAAA containing:
- a CDS encoding phosphoglyceromutase, translating into MTHTLILLRHGQSDWNEKNLFTGWVDVRLTEQGRREAARGGELMKEQGVLPDVLHTSLLSRAIQTANLALETADRLWVPVKRSWRLNERHYGALQGKDKAQTLEEYGQEKFMEWRRSFDVPPPEIDADDEFAQTNDPRYDGMDGEMPATESLKLVIDRMLPYWENEIVPDLKAGKTVLVTAHGNSLRALVKHLDGISDEDIAGLNIPTGIPLVYELDDNMVPTGPGRYLDPEAAAAGAAAVASQGKK
- a CDS encoding FUSC family protein, producing MSDTDPLTEVLPTRWQSRYRPRAGIVRLRDSWAAIAQIVIAAAGAYGIAHLLFGHQTPLLAVTVTISSLGLARDARPSKVLQTVAGMLTGIAISEIALLFLRPGWWQLAVVLAVTLVIARFMSPSPGFPIAAGIQTAIAFMLPLGEFTGMRILDGAVGGVMALLVTALLPRNPIKAILRDAHVVFADVDRTMSRVSQGLRRGDRLRAERGLQKARELEGSLASWETSLESGRAISSMSPFLRSRRQQLARLARIMSAMDLVTRNLRLVARRAHYAVEDGQPRPVLARLIGDVQRSVALVSECLTDPSAETAAQDEVRRIARTLDPALLLPGAGLGDQNVVVSLRPLVVDLLVAAGEPRDDAAHELPRI
- a CDS encoding YgfZ/GcvT domain-containing protein, encoding MLDVFRARSGVVSSDDGVIQHAGNPVLEQRRLIAGTAIAPRADRTVIEVSGPDRRTWLDSITSQALGALQPGDSTELLVLDPQGRIEHTAAVLEDGESIWLLADAGDAPGLAKWLTMMRFRSQVAVAVRDDLAVVGGFRGGEVFDSLVAASVHTGDLPLVWTDPWPQVSAGGWQYAQATDHPGAEYLWAEAIVDADGIVALATAEIAGALATEALRIAAWRPRWAHEVDERAIPHEADWIRTAVHLNKGCYRGQETVAKVHNLGHPPRRLVLLHLDGSENVFPERGDTVFDGEKEAGQITSSARHHELGPIALALVGRRVDGDATLEVLHDGVRVAASQEIIVPADAGSVADVPRLTRLSRRKQAAPPA
- a CDS encoding FABP family protein, which gives rise to MIEIPADIPAELVPLSWLVGVWEGTGVIDYTVGDTHYSGEFTHRVSFSHDGGSFLNYSATGVMRATAFQAERPLVSETGFWRLAVPADDTTPGPGLLPPLRAATERTAEDVERLRTADGSFPIEVVLSHSDGVQELYLGQAKGPRIDLATDAVVRTATSQPYVAASRMYGLVDGHLLWAWDIAALGRELGSHASARLEKVS
- a CDS encoding class I SAM-dependent methyltransferase, with the protein product MAGHEGSPTRGTTGTNRLRRVDRWIAHLPAFRRAHDPLVVDLGFGASGVTAFELATRLRSANPTVRVLGLEIDPDRVAVAEDQLASARAGLTPFPSDLPVSFARGGFEVPVPRPATIIRAYNVLRQYDESDVRGAWRRMAAQLTPDGLLIEGTCDEIGRVSSWIDVSADAQPLRFSLSLSLAHVKRPSIVAERLPKALIHRNVDGERIHELLTALDGAWDRSAGYATFGPIQRWLATVSALRDAGWPVQGTKSRWRLGELTLPWSAVEPRNES